A part of Arthrobacter dokdonellae genomic DNA contains:
- the aceE gene encoding pyruvate dehydrogenase (acetyl-transferring), homodimeric type: MDVASGDTSSHILSGLTDALPDRDPEETAEWLESLDALIGERGTERAQFIMRSLLQRAGAQSVGVPMVTTTDYVNTIPADQEPEFPGNEEIERKYRAWLRWNAAVMVHRSQRPDIGVGGHISTYAGAATLYEVGFNHFFRGKDHAGGGDQVFFQGHASPGMYARAFLEGRLSEEDLDGFRQEKSKAGHALSSYPHPRLMPDFWEFPTVSMGIGPMNAIYQAQSNRYLHNRGIKDTSDQHVWAFLGDGEMDEPESRGLLQLAANDKLDNLTFVVNCNLQRLDGPVRGNGKIVQELEAFFRGAGWNVIKVLWGREWDDLLARDTDHSLVKVMNETLDGDYQTYKAESGGFVREHFFGQTPQTKELAAHLSDDEVWNLKRGGHDYHKVYAAYQAAVEFRGKPTVILAHTVKGYGLGTHFEARNSTHQMKKLTLQDLKDFRTHLRLPISDEVLEADPYRPPYYHPGPDAPEIKYLMERRHALGGFLPERRHAHTELALPGEKTYEVANRGSGKQHAATTMAFVRLLKDLMRDKGIGSRIVPIIPDEARTFGIDAFFPTAKIYNPNGQNYLSVDRDLVLAYKESVSGQIVHAGINEAGSVAAFTAAGTAYATHGEPLIPIYVFYSMFGFQRTGDQFWAAGDQMTRGFIIGATAGRTTLTGEGLQHADGHSPLLASTNTAVITYDPAYGYEIGAIIKAGLERMYGPDSTDPNVMYYLTVYNEPILQPKAPAAMDVEGITRGIYLLKKTDHDGPRTQLLASGVAVPWALEAADILAAEWGVAADVWSVTSWTELRRDGLAAEEHAFLHPGEPARTPYITEKMAGAQGPVVAVTDYMKAVPDQVRQFLPNDFATLGADGFGFSDTRAAARRFFKIDSHSIVVRALQMLAKTGQIDPDAPRQAAEKYDLHNINAGTTGNAGGDS, translated from the coding sequence TTGGACGTGGCTTCAGGAGACACTAGCTCCCATATTCTTAGCGGGTTGACGGATGCGTTGCCTGATCGTGATCCGGAGGAGACGGCCGAGTGGTTGGAGTCGTTGGATGCGTTGATTGGTGAGCGTGGCACGGAGCGGGCGCAGTTCATCATGCGCAGCCTGCTCCAGCGTGCCGGGGCTCAGAGTGTTGGCGTGCCGATGGTGACGACGACGGATTATGTGAACACGATTCCTGCGGACCAGGAGCCGGAGTTTCCGGGCAACGAGGAGATCGAGCGGAAGTATCGTGCGTGGTTGCGGTGGAACGCGGCGGTGATGGTCCATCGTTCCCAGCGTCCGGACATCGGGGTCGGCGGGCACATTTCCACGTATGCGGGCGCGGCGACCCTGTACGAGGTCGGGTTCAATCATTTCTTTCGGGGCAAGGACCATGCCGGGGGCGGGGACCAGGTCTTTTTCCAGGGACACGCGTCCCCGGGGATGTACGCGCGCGCGTTCCTGGAGGGGCGCCTGTCCGAGGAGGACCTGGACGGGTTCAGGCAGGAAAAGTCCAAGGCCGGCCATGCCCTGTCCTCGTACCCGCATCCGCGGCTGATGCCGGACTTTTGGGAGTTCCCGACGGTGTCGATGGGCATCGGGCCGATGAACGCGATCTACCAGGCCCAGTCCAACCGGTACCTGCACAACCGGGGCATCAAGGACACCTCCGACCAGCACGTGTGGGCGTTTTTGGGCGACGGGGAAATGGACGAGCCCGAGTCCCGGGGCCTGCTCCAGCTCGCGGCGAACGACAAGCTGGACAACCTCACGTTCGTGGTGAACTGCAACCTCCAGCGCCTGGACGGGCCGGTGCGCGGCAACGGCAAGATCGTCCAGGAACTGGAGGCGTTCTTCCGCGGCGCGGGCTGGAACGTCATCAAGGTCCTGTGGGGCCGGGAGTGGGATGACCTGCTGGCCCGCGACACGGACCATTCCCTGGTGAAGGTCATGAACGAGACCCTGGACGGGGACTACCAGACGTACAAGGCCGAGTCCGGCGGGTTCGTCCGCGAGCACTTCTTCGGCCAGACCCCGCAAACGAAGGAACTCGCCGCGCACCTGTCCGACGACGAGGTGTGGAACCTCAAGCGTGGCGGGCACGACTACCACAAGGTCTACGCCGCGTACCAGGCCGCGGTGGAGTTCCGGGGCAAGCCGACCGTGATCCTGGCCCACACCGTGAAGGGCTACGGGCTCGGCACGCACTTCGAGGCCCGCAACTCCACGCACCAGATGAAAAAGCTGACCCTGCAGGACCTGAAGGACTTCCGCACCCACCTGCGCCTGCCCATCAGCGACGAGGTCCTGGAAGCGGACCCGTACCGTCCCCCGTACTACCACCCCGGCCCGGACGCCCCGGAAATCAAGTACCTCATGGAACGCCGCCACGCCCTGGGCGGGTTCCTGCCCGAACGCCGCCACGCCCACACCGAGCTGGCGCTGCCCGGGGAGAAGACCTACGAGGTCGCCAACCGCGGCTCGGGCAAGCAGCACGCCGCCACGACCATGGCGTTCGTGCGGCTCCTGAAGGACCTGATGCGCGACAAGGGCATCGGTTCACGGATCGTGCCGATCATCCCGGACGAGGCCCGCACCTTCGGCATTGACGCGTTCTTCCCGACCGCGAAGATCTACAACCCCAACGGGCAGAACTACCTCTCCGTGGACCGGGACCTGGTCCTGGCCTACAAGGAATCCGTGTCCGGGCAGATCGTGCACGCGGGCATCAACGAGGCCGGTTCCGTCGCGGCGTTCACCGCCGCCGGGACCGCGTACGCCACGCACGGGGAACCGTTGATCCCGATCTACGTCTTCTACTCCATGTTCGGCTTCCAACGCACCGGGGACCAGTTCTGGGCCGCCGGGGACCAGATGACCCGCGGCTTCATCATCGGCGCGACCGCCGGACGGACCACCCTGACCGGGGAAGGCCTCCAGCACGCCGACGGCCACTCCCCCCTCCTGGCCTCCACCAACACCGCCGTGATCACCTACGACCCCGCCTACGGCTACGAGATCGGGGCCATCATCAAGGCCGGGCTGGAACGCATGTACGGGCCCGACTCCACCGATCCCAACGTCATGTACTACCTCACCGTCTACAACGAACCGATCCTCCAGCCCAAGGCCCCGGCCGCCATGGACGTCGAGGGCATCACCCGCGGCATCTACCTGCTCAAAAAAACCGACCACGACGGGCCCCGCACGCAGCTGCTCGCCTCCGGCGTCGCCGTGCCCTGGGCCCTGGAAGCCGCGGACATCCTCGCCGCCGAGTGGGGCGTCGCCGCGGACGTGTGGTCCGTGACGTCCTGGACCGAACTGCGCCGCGACGGGCTCGCCGCCGAGGAACACGCGTTCCTCCACCCCGGCGAACCCGCCCGCACCCCGTACATCACCGAAAAGATGGCCGGCGCGCAAGGACCCGTCGTCGCCGTCACGGACTACATGAAGGCCGTCCCGGACCAGGTCCGCCAGTTCCTGCCCAACGACTTCGCGACCCTGGGCGCCGACGGCTTCGGCTTCTCCGACACCCGCGCCGCCGCCCGAAGGTTCTTCAAGATCGACTCCCACAGCATCGTCGTCCGCGCCCTGCAAATGCTCGCCAAAACCGGGCAGATCGACCCCGACGCGCCCCGCCAGGCCGCCGAGAAATACGACCTGCACAACATCAACGCCGGCACCACCGGCAACGCCGGCGGCGACAGCTAA
- a CDS encoding PucR family transcriptional regulator: MAAKNSGTAAAATAVPESPPQAGAPKQVRGSKSSTVTLERLRANIGPLSTTMLRELENTLPWYRRLSADERSSLGLVAQNGIAAFVSWYEHPSSPSWVLSDVFGTAPTELTRSISLQRALQLIRTVVQVVEDRVPELAGATEQVALREAVLRYSREVAFAAADVYARAAENRGAWDTRLEALAVDGILRGENPDALQSRISALGWTSHNRFTIMVGPAPAEANATFLATLRRAAGRFAADAMVGIQGDRLILVLGGVADPETAYLRLSELFAPGPVVYGPLAATLTDATASAQAAFAGMAAARGWTGAPRPVSADDLWPERVMGGDDSARRALVSNIYRPLMAASNGLIETLNSYLQLGHSLEAAARDLFVHSNTVRYRLRRVCDVTGWDPLIPREAFVLQTALVVGRLAVAPKQPQERQAARG; the protein is encoded by the coding sequence ATGGCAGCTAAGAATTCCGGTACGGCAGCAGCCGCCACCGCAGTCCCCGAATCCCCTCCCCAGGCAGGGGCGCCGAAGCAGGTACGGGGCTCCAAGAGCAGCACGGTCACGCTCGAGCGGCTGCGCGCCAACATTGGCCCGCTGTCCACCACCATGCTGCGGGAGCTGGAAAATACCCTGCCCTGGTACCGCCGACTCAGCGCGGATGAAAGGTCTTCGCTCGGCCTCGTGGCACAAAACGGCATCGCCGCGTTCGTGTCCTGGTACGAACACCCCTCGTCACCCAGCTGGGTTCTTTCCGACGTTTTTGGCACGGCCCCCACGGAGCTCACCCGCTCCATCAGCCTGCAGCGGGCGCTCCAGCTGATCCGGACCGTGGTGCAGGTGGTGGAGGACCGCGTCCCCGAACTGGCCGGCGCCACGGAGCAGGTAGCCCTCCGCGAGGCGGTGCTGCGCTACTCCCGCGAGGTGGCGTTCGCCGCCGCGGATGTCTACGCGCGCGCTGCGGAAAACCGCGGCGCCTGGGACACCCGGCTGGAAGCCCTGGCCGTGGACGGGATCCTGCGTGGGGAGAACCCCGACGCCCTGCAGTCACGCATTTCCGCGCTGGGCTGGACCTCGCACAACCGCTTTACCATCATGGTCGGCCCGGCGCCGGCCGAGGCCAACGCCACATTCCTGGCCACACTGCGCCGCGCCGCCGGACGTTTTGCCGCGGACGCCATGGTGGGCATCCAGGGCGACCGGCTGATCCTGGTGCTGGGCGGCGTCGCGGACCCCGAGACCGCCTACCTGCGCCTGAGTGAATTGTTCGCCCCGGGCCCCGTGGTCTACGGCCCGCTCGCGGCGACGCTGACGGATGCGACGGCGTCGGCCCAGGCGGCGTTCGCAGGGATGGCCGCGGCAAGGGGCTGGACGGGCGCGCCCCGTCCCGTTTCGGCGGACGACCTCTGGCCCGAACGGGTCATGGGCGGTGACGATTCGGCCCGCCGTGCACTGGTGTCCAACATTTACCGTCCCCTGATGGCGGCGTCCAACGGACTTATTGAAACGCTCAACAGCTACCTGCAGCTGGGGCATTCCCTGGAGGCGGCGGCCCGGGACCTGTTTGTCCATTCAAACACGGTCCGCTACCGGCTCCGGCGGGTCTGCGACGTCACGGGGTGGGACCCGTTGATCCCGCGTGAGGCGTTTGTGCTGCAGACGGCCTTGGTGGTGGGCCGGCTGGCCGTGGCGCCCAAGCAGCCGCAGGAGCGCCAGGCCGCGCGGGGCTGA
- a CDS encoding ACP S-malonyltransferase encodes MLAIVCPGQGSQTPGFLSPWLERPGVEEKLASLSEAAGIDLIAHGTTSDAETIKDTAVAQPLIVAAGLVAAEALLDVPLESLPVVVAGHSVGEITAAALTGTLSSADAMAFVRERANKMAEASAAAPTGMAAVVGGDPEEVLAAIAAAGLAPANMNSTGQTVAAGTLEQIAALVAAPPAKARVIPLQVAGAFHTHHMAPAVAALRALAPSLTPHAPKVPLLSNYDGAVVRSGDAALQSLIAQVSRPVRWDLCMDTMSAVGVTGLIELTPAGTLTGLAKRGMSGVATVALKTPDDLEAAKQLLSGHAQHEEDHK; translated from the coding sequence GTGCTTGCAATAGTCTGCCCTGGTCAGGGTTCCCAAACGCCCGGCTTCCTTTCGCCCTGGCTCGAACGCCCGGGCGTCGAGGAAAAACTGGCGTCTCTCAGCGAGGCGGCGGGCATCGACCTGATCGCCCACGGCACCACCTCCGACGCCGAGACCATCAAGGACACAGCCGTCGCGCAGCCCTTGATCGTGGCCGCCGGGCTGGTCGCCGCCGAGGCCCTGCTGGACGTCCCGTTGGAGTCCCTGCCGGTGGTGGTCGCCGGGCACTCCGTCGGTGAAATCACGGCGGCCGCCCTGACGGGAACCCTGTCCAGCGCGGACGCCATGGCGTTTGTGCGTGAACGCGCCAACAAGATGGCCGAGGCCTCCGCTGCCGCCCCCACCGGCATGGCCGCCGTGGTGGGCGGCGATCCGGAGGAGGTCCTGGCCGCCATTGCCGCCGCCGGATTGGCCCCGGCCAACATGAACTCCACAGGCCAGACCGTTGCCGCCGGCACGCTGGAGCAGATCGCGGCCCTCGTGGCGGCACCGCCGGCCAAGGCCCGCGTCATCCCGCTCCAGGTCGCCGGCGCTTTCCACACCCACCACATGGCGCCGGCCGTCGCGGCACTGCGGGCCCTCGCCCCGTCGCTCACGCCCCACGCACCCAAGGTGCCGTTGCTCTCCAACTACGACGGCGCCGTCGTCCGTTCCGGAGACGCGGCCCTGCAGTCCCTCATCGCCCAGGTGTCGCGGCCGGTCCGCTGGGACCTGTGCATGGACACCATGTCCGCGGTGGGCGTGACGGGCTTGATCGAACTGACGCCGGCCGGGACCCTGACGGGCCTGGCCAAGCGGGGCATGAGCGGTGTTGCTACCGTTGCACTGAAGACACCGGACGATCTGGAAGCCGCCAAGCAGCTGCTGTCCGGGCACGCGCAGCACGAAGAGGACCACAAGTGA
- a CDS encoding beta-ketoacyl-ACP synthase III has product MSTPTLKQNTARNGARILGIGAFRPDLIVTNDDVCQWIDSSDEWIRQRTGIITRHRAPRDVSVVDMAVGAGAEAIRNAGIEPSQIGTVLVSTVTHPYATPSAAALIADRLGATPAPAYDISAACAGYCYAVAQADALVRSGTAEYVLVIGVEKLSDVIDNHERTISFLLGDGAGAVVIGPSDEPGISPSVWGSDGGKWDAIGMTHSLIEVRDFSDHAMKADDIESAAADEAHATLWPTLRQDGQTVFRWAVWEMAKMAKKALDDAGITPADLGAFVPHQANMRIIDELAKQLQLPEHVIIGRDIADAGNTSAASIPLATHRLLAENPELSGKLSLQIGFGAGLVFGAQVVRLP; this is encoded by the coding sequence GTGAGCACACCCACGCTGAAACAAAACACCGCCCGCAACGGGGCCCGCATCCTGGGCATCGGCGCCTTCCGCCCCGACCTGATCGTCACCAACGACGACGTCTGCCAGTGGATCGATTCCTCCGACGAGTGGATCCGCCAGCGCACCGGCATCATCACGCGGCACCGCGCGCCCCGCGACGTATCCGTCGTCGACATGGCCGTCGGGGCGGGCGCCGAGGCCATCAGGAACGCCGGGATCGAACCGTCGCAGATCGGCACCGTGCTCGTCTCGACGGTCACGCACCCGTACGCGACGCCGTCGGCCGCGGCACTGATCGCGGACAGGCTCGGCGCCACCCCGGCCCCCGCCTACGACATCTCCGCGGCGTGCGCCGGCTACTGCTACGCCGTGGCCCAGGCCGACGCCCTGGTGCGCTCCGGCACCGCCGAATATGTGCTGGTCATCGGTGTGGAGAAGCTGTCCGACGTCATCGACAACCACGAGCGCACCATCTCCTTCCTGCTCGGGGACGGCGCCGGCGCGGTCGTGATCGGCCCGTCCGACGAGCCCGGCATCAGCCCCAGCGTCTGGGGTTCGGACGGCGGCAAGTGGGACGCCATCGGCATGACGCATTCCCTGATCGAGGTCCGGGACTTCAGCGACCACGCCATGAAGGCCGACGACATTGAATCGGCCGCGGCCGACGAAGCCCACGCAACCCTGTGGCCCACCCTGCGCCAGGACGGCCAGACAGTGTTCCGCTGGGCCGTATGGGAAATGGCGAAGATGGCCAAGAAGGCCCTGGACGACGCCGGCATCACCCCCGCCGACCTCGGCGCCTTCGTCCCCCACCAGGCCAACATGCGCATCATCGACGAACTTGCCAAGCAGCTCCAATTGCCCGAGCACGTCATCATCGGCCGGGACATTGCCGACGCCGGCAACACCTCCGCGGCCTCCATTCCGCTGGCAACGCACCGCCTGCTGGCGGAGAATCCGGAGCTTTCCGGTAAACTCTCGCTTCAGATCGGCTTTGGTGCCGGCCTGGTGTTCGGCGCCCAAGTGGTCCGCCTCCCCTAG
- a CDS encoding acyl carrier protein — protein sequence MASNEEILAGLAEIVNEETGLAPEAVELDKSFTDDLDIDSISMMTIVVNAEEKFDVKIPDEEVKNLKTVGDAVSFIAGAQA from the coding sequence ATGGCTAGCAACGAAGAAATCCTGGCCGGCTTGGCTGAAATCGTCAACGAAGAGACCGGCCTGGCCCCCGAGGCTGTTGAGCTGGACAAGTCCTTCACGGATGACCTGGACATCGACTCGATCTCCATGATGACCATCGTGGTCAACGCTGAAGAGAAGTTTGACGTCAAGATCCCCGACGAAGAAGTCAAGAACCTCAAGACCGTCGGTGACGCAGTCAGCTTCATCGCCGGCGCACAGGCGTAA
- the fabF gene encoding beta-ketoacyl-ACP synthase II, whose protein sequence is MARKVVITGLGATTPIGGDVPTTWRNALKGVSGAHTLTDEWVEKYDIPVHFAARVTTPASETLSRVEAKRMDPSTQFAVVAAREAWKDSGLEEVDHDRLAVAFATGIGGVWTLLDAWDTLREKGPRRVLPMTVPMLMPNGPAAAVSLDLGARAGAHTPVSACASGTEAMDLGLELIRSGKADIVVAGGAEAAIHPLPMAAFAAMQALSKRNDDPEHASRPYDVNRDGFVMGEGAGALVLEAEEHALARGARIYGELAGTSVTADAYHITAPDPEGLGATRALKAALFDARAQAEDVVHVNAHATSTPVGDRPEYTALRAALGDHVDNVCVSATKSQTGHLLGASGAVESVLTVLAVYHRLAPVTINLENQDPEIPLDIVTGTPRGLPEGQVVALNNSFGFGGHNAVVAIRSTGPKVDMV, encoded by the coding sequence ATGGCCCGCAAAGTAGTCATCACTGGACTCGGAGCAACCACGCCGATCGGCGGCGACGTCCCCACCACGTGGAGGAACGCGCTGAAGGGTGTTTCCGGCGCCCACACCCTGACCGACGAGTGGGTGGAAAAGTACGACATCCCGGTGCACTTCGCCGCCAGGGTCACGACTCCCGCCTCCGAGACCCTCAGCCGCGTGGAAGCCAAGCGCATGGATCCGTCCACCCAGTTTGCCGTGGTGGCGGCACGCGAGGCGTGGAAGGATTCCGGCCTGGAGGAGGTCGACCACGACCGCCTGGCCGTGGCCTTCGCCACCGGGATCGGCGGGGTGTGGACGCTGCTCGACGCCTGGGACACCCTCCGGGAGAAGGGCCCGCGCCGGGTGCTGCCCATGACTGTCCCGATGCTGATGCCCAACGGCCCCGCCGCGGCAGTCAGCCTCGACCTTGGCGCCCGTGCCGGTGCGCACACGCCCGTCTCCGCCTGCGCCTCGGGCACTGAAGCAATGGACCTGGGCCTGGAGCTGATCCGCTCCGGCAAGGCCGACATCGTGGTGGCCGGCGGCGCCGAAGCCGCGATCCACCCGCTGCCCATGGCCGCCTTCGCCGCCATGCAGGCGCTCTCCAAGCGCAACGACGACCCCGAGCACGCTTCACGGCCCTACGACGTCAACCGTGACGGCTTCGTCATGGGCGAAGGCGCCGGGGCGCTGGTGCTCGAGGCCGAGGAGCACGCGCTGGCCCGCGGCGCCCGCATCTACGGCGAACTGGCCGGCACCTCCGTGACCGCCGACGCCTACCACATCACCGCGCCGGACCCGGAAGGCCTTGGCGCCACCCGCGCCCTGAAGGCCGCGCTGTTCGACGCCCGCGCCCAGGCCGAAGACGTGGTCCACGTCAACGCCCATGCCACGTCCACCCCGGTGGGCGACCGGCCCGAGTACACCGCACTGCGCGCCGCCCTGGGCGACCACGTGGACAACGTGTGCGTCTCCGCCACGAAGTCGCAGACGGGGCACCTGCTGGGTGCTTCAGGCGCCGTTGAGTCCGTGCTGACGGTCCTGGCGGTCTATCACCGCCTGGCGCCCGTCACCATCAACCTGGAAAACCAGGACCCCGAAATTCCGCTGGACATTGTCACGGGC